Below is a window of Candidatus Baltobacteraceae bacterium DNA.
TCCTGCCCGCGCGCGCGCCGTCCTCGACGCAGCGGGTTGGAAGCTGCATAACGGCGTGCGCATGAAGAACGGCGTCGCGTTGCGCTTTGCGTTGAAGACCGGCGGCGCCACCGATGCGGTGGCCAGCAACATCGCCGAACTCGTGCAGGCCGACCTGCGCGCCGTCGGCATCGACTGCCAGCTGGATAACGAGGAACTGCAAACGTTCTTCGCCGACATCCACGCCAGCAAATTCGATGTTGCCCTGCGCGGCGTTATCTTGCCGCCGTATCCCGACGATTACAAGGACTACGACTCGGCGCAGACGGTCGCGCACGGCGGTTACAATTTGGGCTTTTACAGCAACCCGCAGATCGATCGCGCGATCGATGCCGCGCGCACCGCGCCGAACCCGCAGCAAGCGCGAGCCGATCTCAACCGCTACCAACAACTCGCCGCAACCGACTTGCCGGCACTCTACCTCTACTCCAACCGCCTGGGCGCGATCGTCCCAAGCCGAATGACCGGCCTCGAAC
It encodes the following:
- a CDS encoding ABC transporter substrate-binding protein, which encodes AFVLLPNFHAATAPFLRERAVRQAMLYAINRPFIIKGIMSGEADQLNGPIPTFSPYYNSREPMYPFDPARARAVLDAAGWKLHNGVRMKNGVALRFALKTGGATDAVASNIAELVQADLRAVGIDCQLDNEELQTFFADIHASKFDVALRGVILPPYPDDYKDYDSAQTVAHGGYNLGFYSNPQIDRAIDAARTAPNPQQARADLNRYQQLAATDLPALYLYSNRLGAIVPSRMTGLELTPVAPAALPMGLQFWRFR